ATAAACTCATCCATTTGTAACCTTTACAGGCAACATCTGTCCATCACAAAACCAACATCCACTTTCAGTCAGGCGATGCCATTAATCCGGTGGTTCTGCCCATCGCTCCCCCTCCGGCTCAGTTCATGGACACCCATACCTACGGGAACACAAACGCCGGCGGCCAGGACCAGTTACTAGGGTCAgttccagaggaggaagaatcTGACTGGTCAGAGTTTGGGGAAGAGATCCCACGATTTATACTGACAGGATCGAATAGAAATCATGCGTGGAGACACCAAGAAGCAGACGTGGACAAAGACAGCGAGTCAGGGGGTGAGGAAACTATAGGCCTGCGCTCTGCACAACTGCGGCAGACATCTCATCTCCAGTTCAATATCCATAATGAGATTTTACCAGCACCGCAAAGCAATGCTTGCCCTTCTGGCTTTAAGAATCTGTCTGACAGCATGACAGCTGAGGGCAATTACAGGATCACCTCAAGTCCAAACATTGGCTCCTCCATCCTGATCCGGTCAGCCAGCCTGGAGGAAATTCCTCTGGCACGGCACCACATGCAAAAGGAGCTGAGGGGCACCGAGGCCATGATGGACCTCCACCACCCCCGAGAAGACGTTATCGGGGATTTAGATAATGAGATCATTCATCATTGGCGAACAAACAGTGACAGGGAGGCAGCTATGGGGATGCTGGCGGAGAGCAGGATGTCAGACGTAAATAGTGGCCTGGCCAGCCTGCAGACGGCTGAGCAGATGCTCAACCACTTCATACGTGAATCACAGGCCAGTGAAGGCAAAGGTCAGGGCAGGGCGGAGGTGCACGGCTGGATGGGAGGGATTCCAGACGAGGTGTTGAAAGGGGAGCGTACTAAGCTGTGACAGTAACATGAGGCGTCTGAAATCGTAATTTTATCGGGTTAGTTTCCAGGGAAAGTTCAATTAAGCTCATTTAGTTTGGTCCAATAACTGTAACTGCAAACCTTTAGGACTCACTGGTTTTGTtcctaaataaaaaacaatacaaccaAACATCTGCCAAGTGGTACTGGAGGCAAAATTAATATTATATGTCTATActatgtaaataataaatattgtttttaataaacaataTTGTTCAGTTTTTCCTCTGCACCTTGGATTGGCTCAATTATtggtaaaatgtgaaaataggTGAAGatatgtatttttgttgtattgATCCACATATATGcaattgttattgtttgtgttttcgcTTTACTGGCTGAAACattatgtatttgtatagtgTGTAGTCCTTGTGTATGTAGACACACAGTTGAAGGCATCCTAAACACATACTAAAAGATTTGTTTCATGTTAATCTATTTCCCAGTTGTAAAACGTATGGTTGTACactattacatatatatatgcacacacaaaatatgtaataatGTTGTCTCAGCTTTAATTATGGTCCTATCTTtgtgtaaaacatttaattccTCTGGTTGCAATAACTTACATGTCAAAGGAAATGCTTGCATAAACAAATTCTGCAAGCTTGTGTAAATGTAACCCATGTAACTCTGTCCATATAAAATCTAATAAAGTATACGAAGAAACAATTGCTACATTCGTTTAATTTCTGAGAAAGGTGGTGATGGAGATTGTAGCTGGGTGAGACGGAACTCATGACCAGATTTCATCCAGGTTTCTCATCTCCTTGCTGTTCGGGTTTGACCACACTTagttcagctttttgttttgtatttatacacCTGCTACTTTTTGCTGgggatatttttatttttgtaatttacaGACTAGATAAAACTACCAAGTGGATCCATGTCACTTCAGAAGTCTAGAAAACAACTCAACCTTGTGTTTGCTAAGCACAGAAACAACCACTGACTCCATTAGGGGGAAATGCAAAGTGGGTTtatatcaaacaaacacaaaagcaaaagcaATACCATGATCAGTTTGAGGATTGTTTCTGCCTGCATGGAACCTCTGCAAACAACCGCATGATCAACATGTAGAGATAAAGTTATATTTAGATCTCTGACGTCCTTGTGGGGATTATAAGAaaatcactttctctctctgccactaCACATTCCTTTCTACTGCTGTTGAGCAGAAACATGTCCTCAATGTTAATAATAGTCACCGGCAGTagacatttatatatttttttccaacttTCAATGCTCCCTTTAAAAGTCACATCATTACGAGAagcaaaagtaaataaaaagaaagaaaataaattattatgcGACTATCATCGCTGACTGTTTATCGGAATATGTTCCAAACCTTTCCCTCAGGTCATCTACTGCGGGCTTGCTCAGTATCCCCAAAACAAACTCTAAAAGTTTGGGGGAAGCAGCTTTTTCTTGCTATGCACCAAAGGTTTGGAACAAACTCCCACTACACATCAGACAAGCTTcttctgttgatagttttaagaaattaaattaattatttatctgttttatttttattttttatatttatattctaagtctttgttttattgctaacaTGTTCTTATTGAtctcttatttcatgtctttgattttattgatttaattgtaaaccactttgagctgcattttatgtatgaaagatgctgtataaataaatgtattattattattattattattattattattattattattattattattattatcaaaattCTTAAATTGTTGAAACACGTCTCCTTGTCTTGTTGTCTTTTAATCTCAGATTTAATTCAGTTTAGATGTGCATATGAGGTTGTGTCATGAGGATATATGTTACTGTGCACAGCTAACACATTATGATAATATCCACCTCCCTGTCAGGTTCAATTTGGTTTGTCAtctgtgtccctctgtgtgAGTGATGGGTGCTGATCTGACAATGGCCTGGATTCACAGACCACTTTAATAGGATAGGTAGGCATTAGAGGTAAGACATTCCCGACATTCAGGTTCTGCCAAATCCAGTATGCCAAATCCACTGTGTGGCACACTGGACGGTACACAGTGGTCGGTGGAGATAACTGGACTTTTTTCAGCACTTTCTGGGGAATTGAATAAGGTGAACTTTGATGCTCTAACGTCTgaagttttataaatgtattctCTGAAGATTTTGTCCAAATTTCTTTTGACTTTTTGAAAAGTAATTATCAGTATGTTTTTAATTTCGTCTGCTGTGTTTCCACAACTTTCCAAATTCAGAGTTTAATACAGTTTTGTCATCTTCCTCTCTGAGGCTTTGGAGTTCTGCCTctcacctctgctcctctctcacagACAAAGCACAGCATCGTCCCTCGTCGCCTCGTCGCTCTCCTTCCCCTATTCCCTCGGTGAGACCCGGAGCCCCCTCGCTGCAACCAtggtggtgatgaagatgaagttccCCTTTGCGAAAAGGGTGAAGCTGGCCCAGGGACTGTGGCTCCTCTCCTGGAGTGCCACAGTGGCCGGGGCCATGACCTTCACCCTGGGGTGCCTGCTTAAGACGGAGCTCCGCAGACGAGCAGAGGTActttttgaaatttaaattcCAGGACTTTGAAGCTTCGTTCATACATCCGAAGTTTTgctattattcattttaaactgCTATGATTATAAAATTGTGTAATTGTAAATGGGCCACATTTCTTGGTGCAATGGAGACTTTACAGTACATTGGAGTTTGTGGACCAGCTGTGTTCATACTTGtgattgagaaaaaaaacataaccacaTGAAAAGGTAATGATTCTAAACTGGTAATTGTGCACTAAATATCTACATTTAAGGACGGTCAACTCCAACTGTCCTACAAActgtcaaacttttaaaaagaaaatttgaaatTGGAATTGAATTTCTTCAGAAGATGAATAAATGTCCTTGTAAACTGGAAACAACTGTGACCCACTTTAGCTCTTGAGTCATCATTTAATAAAACCAGGCTCTGTCAGTCTTAATCATCCTAATCCACTGTTCTGAAGACTGGCATCATACCGTTTCACTATTATCAAAACTATGTTTAAGCTTATGTTGATGTATTTCAATATTATATTGGAGTAGTTTGCGTATTTGTATTGTGTTCAGCCTCCAATAACATAATCTTGACAGCTTTCACTTTCTTTTGCAAGGTTTCTGGTGtttgtaaaaataacaaatataatattatttcagtgattaaaaatgtatgtgatcctaacacacacacacattcatacacacacacaaatacacacactagcttttaaaatatcttttaagCAAACTCTGAGTGTCAGCCTGTGAATTTCCAGACAAGCATAATGTTTGGTTTGCCAAAATAGGAGAGGATGCTACTCCTGGAGCTCACACATTCATGTAAGAACTCATACACCCTCATATAACCTGACAGAGCAACAGCACATTTAAGCTAGTGGATAGAAGAAAACTGTGTTTATgcgtttgtttttcactttcctcaACAACTCTCAGGATGTTAACCACATATTTATTTCTCAACAGAGTATTTAAGACTGACTGTAATcctgataaataaaatgcaaattatCATACAGTATTATATtatgcattgtgtgtgtttaggacTTCTACCATGtccataaaaaaataaacaacaacaaaaacatttgaaactaTTGCATCTTAATATTCATCCCAAAAAATGAAAGTATCAAAGATCAATGAAAGAAACCAATTTTAGATTTTCCatctaaaacaaatgaaactttCAGAACATTAATTACATTACTGTGTGACTTAATTACAGGTAATGGATAATGGAGACATTCATGTTGTGCCCAACACCCTGATGATAGTTGGTCTGGCCTCCTTGGGGATCAACTACTTTGCTTCAAAGATCTGTCAAGATGCCCTGGACGCCGGGCGATTCCCTCGCTGGAAGAACTTCTTGAAGCCCTACTTCGCCATCTCCTGTTTCTTCACTGTCCTCATGCTGCTAGCCGTCATCATGAGCTACGCAATGAAGGGCAGCCTGGAGTCTTCCCTGAAGGGCGGCCTGAAGAACGGCATCCGCTTCTACAAGGACACAGACACCCCGGGCCGCTGCTTCCAGAAGCAGAACATCGATCGGCTGCAGATGGAGTTTCAGTGTTGTGGAAACAGTGACTTCAAGGACTGGTTCGAGGTCCAGTGGATCAGCAACCGCTACCTGGATTTCAGTTCTAAGGAAGTGAAAGAGTAAGTGGTGGGAAATTGTTGGGAGAGGTTTTCACTTCAGTGAATATGAACAAATGGACACTCAGGGACATAACAATACTGTGTTTactggtgaaaacatctctTATCTGACACATGTTTCCTTTGGTTACTTAGCCGCATCAAGAGCAACGTGGATGGCCGTTACTTGGTAGACGGTGTCCCGTTCAGTTGCTGCAACCCCAGCTCTCCGCGGCCGTGCATCCAGTATCAGCTCACCAACGACTCGGCTCACTACAACTATGAATACCAGACAGAGGAGCTGAACATCTACCTCCGAGGCTGCAGAGAGGCCCTGGTCAACTACTATATGGGTCTGATGAACACCATTGGGGCTGGAGTGCTGTCAGTCTTTATCTTACAGGTACAGCATGAAAACAATTACAGTGGTCCCACAGTGACTCCACGCAAGATTGGTGGTGCTTTGGTGCCATGAAATTGATCTTTTAAGGATCGATACAGCTGCGAAGAGGTTATAGATATAGACAGCATAGATATTGTGGATGCAGCTCAACATCTAACAtttctccaccttcctcctccccagGCTTCTGTGCTGGTGAGCTTGCGGTTCCTGCAGACCGCCATGGAGGCAGTGGCGGGGAAGGAAAACACCGAGATTGAGACAGAAGGCTACCTGCTGGAGAAAAGCGTGAAAGACACCTTCATGGAGTTCATGAACCCCGTGCTGAAGTTCTTCCTGTTCACAAACCAGGTGGAAGAGGGCACTACTGCAGCAGAAGGGACCCCCGCGGCCACGGCCTGAACCACacatgacgcacacacacatgtaaataattTTTACACAGAGAGGGCGATCAACGATTTAGGTctagtattttttattatcagaTGATCATCACTGGTAAACATTTACTATCTCACTATACTTGCCcattcatatttcacacactgtattaTACCAGAGAAGACCCGCCCACAGAAGTTAGTGTAAACCCATGATTTCTTCTGCTCCTAAAAATGGATAAATCACTGAGCACATTCTctatcttttattatttcttatttttataataataaacccttttattgttacatttgtttcacaaatacaaaaatcccTTCACTGTTTTAATCGTCATATGCATTGCTAATTTCACTACTGCAATGCTTTTCTATGTATATTCAATTAAAATAGAATGAACAAAAAGAAGGATGTAAAGCTGAATTGTAGAGAGACTTGAGGCACAATTCTCTGCGGTGCAACAGGATAATGACATATAATGATAGgttattttttaagtttgaagatACCAATTAGCTGATGCAGTGGAGTAACTTATTTCAACTCTTTTCTATTGTCAATAAAATGCATGCATATGATATTCCATATGTCACTCTCCATAACCAGGGCTCTAAGGTGCAACTTTCTCACTGCCTGAATAGGATTAAGAGGATTGATGTATCAGTGTCGATAATGCGATGAAAGCCATCAAGTGTGTCCTCTGTTCTCTCACCTTTGTTAAAGCTGTTAATCCTGTTTATTAATAGGCCACTCAGCCTGATGCCATGGCAGTTATCCACCTGCGTCAGGTGGATGTAAGATGCAGGTGCAGGCTGTTTCTGAGGCTTGTTTCATTACGACAACTGATTTTGccacacaaaagaaaagaaactgaactCCATTTTGCACTTTTCCccttattttttccccccagtggTTAATTAGGCGTAATTATAAAAGAATTCTGCAGTCTTTTTATTTCCAGAAAAAATCAATTGTTCCTTCTCTGGAATCTATTTGTTATATCAACCCATGGGAAAAGCTTTATTAAAAGCCCTTTTAAAATCAAGACTGTGTCCTGAGTGATTTTCTTTAGCTCACATATTTGGGTGTAGAATCACCAATAAAGCTGGGAGAGGCTTCCCATGTATTCTTATTGCAAAAGAGCTGGGCTGTATATTTTATTAAGCAAACGTAATTATCAGTGTAATCATTATTGCTGTTATACGCACCTTAATTATCAAagctctctgtctttctgtatgTGGAAAGCCTATTTCATGAATTGTTCATCTTATCATCTTCAAACTTTGCTGGTGTATTGCTAAGGGCCCAAAGAAGggcagtgttgaatttgatgcgatttggacatgcgatacgttcaatattaata
The Hippoglossus stenolepis isolate QCI-W04-F060 chromosome 15, HSTE1.2, whole genome shotgun sequence DNA segment above includes these coding regions:
- the rom1a gene encoding rod outer segment membrane protein 1a, yielding MVVMKMKFPFAKRVKLAQGLWLLSWSATVAGAMTFTLGCLLKTELRRRAEVMDNGDIHVVPNTLMIVGLASLGINYFASKICQDALDAGRFPRWKNFLKPYFAISCFFTVLMLLAVIMSYAMKGSLESSLKGGLKNGIRFYKDTDTPGRCFQKQNIDRLQMEFQCCGNSDFKDWFEVQWISNRYLDFSSKEVKDRIKSNVDGRYLVDGVPFSCCNPSSPRPCIQYQLTNDSAHYNYEYQTEELNIYLRGCREALVNYYMGLMNTIGAGVLSVFILQASVLVSLRFLQTAMEAVAGKENTEIETEGYLLEKSVKDTFMEFMNPVLKFFLFTNQVEEGTTAAEGTPAATA